The Sneathiella sp. P13V-1 genome includes a window with the following:
- a CDS encoding flagellar biosynthesis repressor FlbT codes for MSLKFRIPAGEKIIVNGAVITNTSSKAMHFSLENDASIMRERDILLPDQVTTPLHNVYMQVQMMYIEPQNHAEHYKAFQEAAQMAFISVEDDPTRNVIFEVVGLVGEKNFYNALKLLQRIMKD; via the coding sequence ATGTCTTTGAAATTCCGCATTCCTGCTGGTGAGAAAATCATTGTAAATGGTGCAGTGATTACAAATACAAGTTCCAAAGCGATGCATTTCTCACTCGAGAATGATGCCTCCATAATGCGGGAGCGTGATATTCTGCTGCCAGATCAGGTCACAACACCACTACATAATGTCTATATGCAGGTTCAAATGATGTATATCGAACCTCAGAACCACGCAGAACATTATAAAGCCTTCCAGGAAGCCGCGCAGATGGCGTTCATATCTGTTGAAGATGACCCCACGCGCAATGTTATTTTTGAAGTTGTGGGCTTGGTCGGTGAAAAAAACTTCTACAATGCATTAAAGCTTCTGCAAAGGATTATGAAAGACTAG
- a CDS encoding flagellar biosynthesis regulator FlaF: MYVDVYKKSSLANESKRAIEYRIFAEITGELTKANDEGAAPQSRINALFRNSQLWLTLEADLVSSENKLDHELKAGLISLAIWVRRFTTHAMRNREDLEPLISVNRQIMEGLMMSEKNARKPKAQEPYQNFAQMSA, translated from the coding sequence ATGTATGTTGATGTTTACAAAAAATCTTCCCTTGCTAACGAATCTAAGCGGGCTATTGAATACCGTATTTTTGCTGAAATCACTGGCGAACTCACCAAAGCAAATGACGAAGGCGCAGCCCCTCAGTCAAGAATTAACGCTTTGTTTAGAAATTCACAGCTATGGTTGACGCTAGAGGCAGATCTTGTCTCATCTGAAAACAAGCTGGATCACGAGTTAAAAGCTGGATTGATTTCACTTGCCATATGGGTCAGACGGTTTACCACCCATGCAATGAGAAACCGTGAAGATCTTGAGCCGCTCATTTCTGTAAATCGTCAAATCATGGAAGGTTTGATGATGTCAGAAAAGAATGCTAGAAAGCCAAAGGCGCAAGAACCCTATCAAAATTTCGCGCAAATGAGTGCGTAA
- a CDS encoding flagellin produces MAFSVNTNSNAMAALRSLSATQNNITSIQAQIQSGLKIGGATDDPSTFVISQGMRGDIGSLKAVQEGLNFGQATVGMALAAATQISDQLTDLQAKVTQAENEGLDTAVLQSEADEMVSQIAGIVSSAEFNGINLLDNGGTTSGLNVLSGLSGSTLSIAEQNATTTGLGIAGLDLTGSYARIETSDAFNPAESNTFTITIQDGANADVETHIFELTGDGNALTSAPDESNAVPVYVHAVDVDFTANTGDSGQAIIGKLADVMREEGFTVTINEDGSFDISNGGQELNVATTVAAGTTINIDQAGTALADIDAAKTSIGTIMTTLGTYANRLESQAEFTQILTDKLEEGLGILVDANLAEVSAKLQSEQTKEQLGIQSLSIANAASQSILGLFR; encoded by the coding sequence ATGGCTTTTTCAGTTAATACCAACTCTAACGCCATGGCCGCATTGCGGTCTCTTTCTGCAACACAGAACAACATCACAAGCATTCAGGCACAGATTCAGTCTGGTTTGAAAATCGGTGGTGCTACTGATGACCCATCAACATTTGTGATTTCACAAGGTATGCGTGGTGACATTGGTTCTCTGAAAGCTGTTCAGGAAGGTCTAAACTTCGGTCAAGCGACTGTTGGCATGGCTCTAGCCGCAGCTACTCAGATTTCAGATCAGCTCACAGATCTTCAAGCCAAAGTTACACAGGCTGAAAACGAAGGTTTGGACACAGCGGTTCTGCAATCAGAAGCTGATGAAATGGTCTCCCAGATTGCTGGTATCGTTTCTAGTGCAGAATTCAATGGCATTAATCTGTTGGACAATGGCGGTACAACTTCAGGCTTGAACGTTCTTTCCGGCTTGAGTGGCTCTACACTCTCAATTGCAGAGCAAAATGCTACAACCACTGGACTGGGTATTGCAGGTTTGGATCTGACAGGCTCATACGCACGTATCGAGACTTCTGATGCCTTTAACCCAGCCGAATCCAACACATTCACCATTACCATTCAGGACGGTGCAAACGCTGACGTGGAAACACATATTTTCGAATTGACAGGTGATGGTAACGCACTGACATCTGCTCCAGACGAAAGCAATGCTGTTCCAGTTTATGTGCATGCTGTTGACGTGGACTTTACAGCGAACACTGGTGACTCTGGCCAGGCTATCATCGGTAAACTTGCTGATGTAATGCGTGAAGAAGGTTTCACTGTTACAATCAACGAAGATGGCTCATTTGATATTTCAAATGGTGGTCAAGAGTTGAACGTTGCAACAACAGTTGCAGCTGGTACAACAATCAACATTGACCAAGCCGGTACCGCGCTAGCAGACATTGACGCTGCTAAAACCAGCATCGGTACAATCATGACAACGCTTGGTACTTATGCCAACCGCTTGGAAAGTCAGGCTGAATTTACACAGATCCTGACAGATAAACTTGAAGAAGGTCTTGGCATTCTGGTAGACGCCAACCTGGCTGAAGTCTCTGCTAAGCTGCAGTCTGAACAGACTAAAGAACAGCTCGGTATTCAGTCTCTGTCTATCGCGAACGCTGCTTCTCAGTCTATCCTTGGATTGTTCCGTTAA
- a CDS encoding DUF1217 domain-containing protein, with the protein MQLSANSSLLWYKLANDQRDSHMKLFEAQPTTARDIEKFKEEIVNIKSVDDLMKNRTLLGVTLSAFQLESEIDKTAFVKKMLTEDPSADDSLVNRLVEPRWTKLANSLYELNSNPDFFLNEKNVEALLEGYKTNEFEKFEGQNAEGVRESMYFKRIAGQVEEIPQILADKTLMQVVRVGLGLPESFLSLDYEQQKARLTKEVDLEDFKDPAKIDKMIERYLIMTEVNNSDATANPMLSLFQPLSGGGTVGPMPVSLNLNV; encoded by the coding sequence ATGCAGTTGTCAGCGAACAGTTCACTTCTTTGGTATAAATTGGCCAATGATCAGCGCGACTCACACATGAAATTGTTTGAAGCGCAGCCGACAACTGCACGAGATATCGAAAAATTCAAAGAGGAAATCGTCAACATAAAATCCGTTGATGATCTCATGAAAAACAGAACACTCCTTGGCGTTACACTTTCTGCATTTCAACTTGAATCCGAAATAGACAAGACAGCATTCGTCAAAAAGATGCTGACCGAGGACCCATCGGCTGACGATAGCTTGGTCAACAGGCTAGTTGAACCCAGATGGACAAAACTTGCCAATTCACTCTATGAACTAAACAGTAACCCTGATTTCTTTCTCAATGAGAAGAATGTTGAAGCACTTCTCGAAGGATACAAAACAAACGAATTTGAAAAGTTTGAAGGCCAAAACGCGGAAGGCGTTCGCGAGTCTATGTATTTCAAGCGTATCGCAGGCCAAGTAGAAGAAATTCCACAAATTCTTGCCGACAAAACCTTAATGCAGGTAGTTCGTGTTGGGTTGGGATTACCCGAAAGCTTCCTGTCTTTGGATTATGAGCAACAAAAAGCACGTTTGACAAAAGAAGTCGATCTTGAGGACTTCAAAGATCCCGCGAAAATTGACAAAATGATCGAACGATATCTGATTATGACCGAAGTCAACAACTCAGATGCAACTGCGAATCCTATGCTGTCACTTTTCCAACCCCTCAGCGGCGGCGGCACTGTGGGCCCTATGCCTGTGTCCTTGAATTTAAATGTGTAA